The genomic region ACCGGCTTAAGTTTTACTCCTAATGTCCCATGCTGCACTGTAGTATGTATCACACTCTTCAGAAGCTGGCACATTTGATCAGATTATCTACTTTTAGAAACAGCTGACACTCGGAGGAGATGCTGCCGTTCAGCCGGCGTGATCTGTAGTAGTAATCAAAGAGAGTGCATCGCTGAGCTGCACTTTGGCTCTTTGCTTTTCTTAAGAAGGCTCAGTAGATTAACACCTCGGCACGTGCCTCTGTCACACACCTCCACTATCACACTCGCAAGTGGTTACTGTTGCATATCTGTTGTGTTTTAGACGGGGTTcatacgggtgctggaaatcctgctTGAATAAAATGCTTGAATTtagtgttttcaaggtttgaAAGGTGCTTAGATTCTTGGAAGAAACTGCAAGAAAGTTAATAATTTATCATactaaatagataataataatgaactatttaaatataataatttttcatattaaattgaacatcttaaagggcacctatggtaaaaaatctacttttcaagttgtttggacagacatgtgtgcatgtatggtgtatagaccgtcatattgaggtgatataagcacacccagtgctttttttccatttaacaacataaaaaacggtggaccaattggagcggttttcaaaccgactttacgtaggagtgcggtccccccgtccaccaatattgattgacaggcgcgtcatcatatcctcagtttgttgattcacgtccgccattttcagcgggagttgaagcgatatcactaaaggaacacccttgctcttttttagatttttagatgcaaggctcattgggctcaacacaagagcaatattctccacattatcgctctaatcggaattattggttgtatctttaggtaggtttgcaaacatgtgtacttctcattgagtctatcgtatacttcagccgtttgcatttctcgccatcccagaagctccctgtgatcttaactagcatgcgttttagaattctaaacataggtttctatcagggtatactcaagtcgacggctgggcgccgcggaccgctgcagaaacctatgtttagagttcaaaaatgcgtggcgcgacgattcgggacatttcatgtttctgccgcgccacagagagtgtctggtgtgccgtgtcgcggcttcgagcggcgcatccggtaaacacacccctaaatcagctaactgtggacacacccccaacatgacactttttaacacattattataaaaaaatctgaattgtgttttaaactgaacctaaactggcacactcagaagaaccataatattattattaagtcataaaaaaagaggtaaactatgtgccctttaagtctaAGCATATgcctgtaatgtttttttttaatctacacCCTTGATTAAGTATCAGGAAATGACAAAGTCCATGGAGATTACAGCTTCACGAGTAAACAATGCatggaattaaaataaatataaatttaagatGAAAGATGTGATATTTAAGTATCTAAACGACAGTAAGTCAATGGTGAGCAAATATGGCATCAAAGATTATTCTAATAGCATCTGATATACTGTGATGAACAatgtatttgtatgtaaatatttaatttgtcaCATTAATTGCATAAAGTGCTGGAATTGTTTAAAGATGGACCTGGAAAGTGCatgaaaagtgcttaaatttgagtGGAAAAGATGTAAGAACCATTATAGACCATTGAACATTGCATTTCACAATTTGCAGACACTCTTGTTTTGACATGTCTTTGCCACGTTTTATGAGACAGCGGACAGAAATGTAATGACATAATCCGTGGAGTCTGGAATCATTTCTTGTATGAGAGGAATGTTTATGACTGCTTTATATCATGTCATAACACTGTGGTGTGTTGGGAATGAAAATGATGCATTGAAATCCCTAAAGATGTCATGGACATGTTTAAACGACCTGCTTGAATCATTCTCTCTGTCTTTATCTGTTGAAAACAGGATTCTGCATTGCCTTGTGTCGGTATGCCTTCAGATGACAATTCTTCGAGATCTAGAAAAGCTGGCTGGATGGCTGCGGATATCCATCATCTATATCCTGAGTGGTATTACAGGAAACCTGGCTAGTGCCATCTTTCTACCCTACAGAGCCGAGGTGAACATCTTGAATTTCTCCAGAAAATTAGCTTGAACACTGAATGTGTCAAGTCGAGTaccctttatttctatagagctttaTACAGGGGAGACCGTGTCTAAGCCAATTTGTAAGgatgaataagaaaataataacaatatttaattttgtgGGACATATTCAATATAACTAGGAGCATGTATGTAGCAGAAGAGTGCTTAAATGTTGTTGTGGTTGTAGCACCTGAAAACCTCCCTTAAaattcatattaattgaaatgcaTTAACTTTACCGTCATTTCCGGATTACCTACTTGTGATCACCTGAGTTCAGATTTTATTAAGTCCCTTCTCTACTATTTAAGACCtatgtgtttttgtaaaatacatttagCTTTTTTACAATATACCCCTTAATAATTACATGCGGTCAGTAGGCATAcaatagatcaggggtgcccaatcctgtttctggagatctaccttcttgcagagttcagctgcaaccttatTCAAATACACCTGTCTCTGCTTCTTCGGATCctacttagttggtttagttgtgtttgatcagggttagagataaactctgcaggaaggtagatctccagttACAGGATTagtaattacagacaggtgtgtttgatcagagttggaggtaaactctgcaggaaggtagatctctagGAACAGGATTattaattacagacaggtgtgtttgataagggttagagatgaactctgcaggaaggtagatctctagGAACAGGATTattaattacagacaggtgtgtttgatcagggttggaggtaaactctgcaggaaggtagatctctagAAACAGGATTattaattacagacaggtgtgtttgataagggttagagatgaactctgcaggaaggtagatctccagttACAGGATTagtaattacagacaggtgtgtttgatcagggttggaggtaaactctgcaggaaggtagatctctagGAACAGGATTattaattacagacaggtgtgtgatcagggttggagctgaactctgctgaaaggtagatctccaggaacagaatTAGTAATTACAGACATTATGTTTGGTTagtgttggagctgaactctgtggaaaggtagatctccaggaacaggattagTTATTagagacaggtgtgtttggtcggggttggagctgaactttgcgggaaggtagatctccaggaacaggattactatatacagacaggtgtgtttgatcagggttggagctgaactctacaGAAAGGTAGATTTCCAGGAACAGGATTAGttattacagacaggtgtgtttggttagggttggAGTTGAACTCTACAGGAAgctagatctccaggaacaggattaataattacagacaggtgtgtttgatcagggttggagctgaactctgcaggaaggtagatctctagGAAAGGGATTGGTTGTTTCCAAAACCTTCCGAATGGGATTTCCACTACCTCTTGAATCAGTTGAATGTGGACAAGCTTGAAAGATTTTAGACTCTAATATTCAGTTTCTTCTGCTTGTGATTTACACTAATGTGTGTAAACAGTTTTTACATCAAAACTGAAGTATACCTCTCACTTAAAAGGagtatttcacccaaaaatgaaaatttcctcaccatttacttacATTCACAGAGTTCTAAACTTTAATGAATTCgttattctgttaaacaccaaacaagatattctgaagaatttgGGGGAAAAAGCAGTCATTAGcatccattgtaaaaaaaaaaagaatccagCATTCTTTAGCATATCTTGTGAAGAATGAAATTTAAACATGTTTGAgcgtaaagggtgagtaaattatgacagaagttTAATTTTTAGGTCCCTTTAAGATATCTTCTACCATTTTGGTGGGAAATAGGTGTTGTACTCTGTTGTAAGTTTGTCCTAACTCCTCTTTTTCTGTCTCTCCAGGTCGGTCCAGCTGGCTCTCAGTTTGGCATATTGGCCTGTCTGTTTGTGGAGCTGATCCAGAGCTGGCAGATTCTGGCTCAGCCATGGCGCGCCTTCACCAAACTGCTGTGCGTTGTGCTTTTTCTGTTTGCCTTCGGTTTGTTGCCCTGGATTGATAACTTCGCCCACATCTCCGGCTTCATCTCTGGCTTTTTTCTCTCGTTCGCCTTCTTGCCGTACATCAGTTTCGGCCGTCTAGACATGTACCGCAAGCGCTGCCAGATCATCATCTTCCTGGTGGTGTTCCTAGGCCTGTTCGCAGGACTTGTGGTGCTCTTTTACGTGTATCCCATTAAGTGTGAGTGGTGCGAGCTGCTCACCTGCATTCCCTTCACCGACAAGTTCTGTGAGAAGTATGACCTCAACGCGCACCTCCATTGAGGGAGAGGCGGGGCTTCAGGGACAGAGGGATTCGATTGGCCGTTAATCTGCTTATGCCAGACCCCCGCTGTCAAAGTGTTCGTCCAGATGCACTTCGTCTCTCCAAAATGAAGCCCTTTCTGTGAACGTGGACAGTATGCTTGTGTTTTTTTCTACTCAACTTTGACCATGATTTTAGGAATGAAGAACGCTTTATAATGTACCCTAAAGTTTTATGTAGTCTCTCAATAAGGGTGTCTGATAATCATGCAAAAACAGGGTGACCCTCTGCCGGAAACGTTCTTTCACACTACAGTCTCAGAAGGCAGTGTCAAAATAAAAGCACTGGTACACCAAACGGAGAACACCCATCTTCTCCTAGTTGATTGTTGTACTTGTATTGTTTTAGCATGTCAGGGGGTAGGTTTGTCTTTGTTTAGTCGACCTCAGAATCCagggacgaaaaaaaaaaactctgtaccTTCGGTGCCTTGATAAATGTACCTACTACTGCCATATTTTCGTTACACGTTGAGCACTCAAATGATAttcttttatttgtgtgttaCTTCTAATGGAGTAATGGTTGATTGTGAAAGGGTAGTGTTTTAGCTACCCACTTTACTCACTTGTTACAGAATACAGCTAAAAACAATCTGCACCAATGAAGTTTGTCTGTTTTTCTTTGTCTACTAGACCCTTAACCCAGTATAAACTATGGAGGATCATTTCCACCTCAGAGTAAACATTTTGACTATATATTTGACTATGTATGATGTGACTTTATTTCTTAGTGTGACGTAAAGGTactgtatatgtaagattttgactctactaaagcataaaaatctcataatatgtttgcagatatttaagaaacatgccaagtgtaCATACTTGtttaaaacaatgctgaagtcagataatctgctttgaaaatgtgcattacgtatTTCAGcaacccgggttgccttggtggaaaaattgcacatttcatttattcattccgaATGGACCTCAAAGTCTGCATCTGTGACCGAAAtatgacctccagtggacagtagcagactccgaaatgagacacagattcagagttccacatgaggtggatattaaatagcaaataataaaattattatgaatgtaaacattaggtgagcaggttgcattgtaaccctgtgtcataACAACATGTtacatgacaagatttgcagggataagcaatttggctgtttgcaccagacgaaacatgacagaaatttaaatacagctattcagaagcacagaatagcgCACTGGACTCGAACGAAATGGAAAATATCCCTTCTAtcatgtgccattgcttttatttagaacagagtttaaatcagcctttaggctcgattgtcaggcacactcctgttggtgtcgtcaatctggcagcCTGCGCTTgcctgtgttttgaaccaggaatgcaatacttagttcaaccactgggtgtcaaacttacatacttcACCTTTAAAATCACACAATGTGACTTCAGTATATTGTAAAATCTGTAAAGTTTCACAGTGACTGAAATCTGGACTTGGTTTCTTGCAATAGCAAATTCTTATGTTGCAACTTgacataatatttcaaaattgtGAATGTTTCTTTCAAAATTAAGACTATATATCTCTCTAGCTCCATTTATACATGCTCTTAAGAAGCATTTTCATCAATTTGATCATAAGTGGATAATGCTACAgtaaatacacactgtaaaaagcgattagttacaaAAAGTTAATAAACCCATTGACGGTGTAAATGGGTGTAAAACATTTTGGGCTTCGAATCCTAGTCAAAAACACAATACACTAATTTAGCTATGTGATGTAAACGTGTGGTAAACCTATGGTTAAGTGCGCACAGGCCACTAAAGACCATGTGATCCCTAAACTTTTGATCCCTTTGGGACATGTTGAGAAAGTGCAACAAAACAAGATGTTCATACTTCAATGTTTTACCAAAACACAGAATAATTATTGCAATCGAACATTCCACCACATCCTTTTCATCCAGTTGACTTTTTTGTTCATTGTAACATGAGACTTTTGAAGACAATTTTCTTCTTAATTGCAACTATTTTGCACAACTGCAACCACATCTTTAAAACCATCAGTGTGactttttacactattttaaatacttttttactCTGAGGTGGAAACAGACCACTATACTAAACCACTTATCAGTTTAAACCATAGTTGTCAAAGTCAATTcccggagggccgcagctctgcacagttttgctccaagcctaattaaacacagctgatccaaataatcaaggggTTCAACAGAATCTTGAActcctcgattatttggatcagctgtgtttgattaggcttggagcaaaactatgcagagctgcggccctccgggAATTAACTTTAACAACTaaggtttaaaacaagttgtGAAAACTATCTGGATGGTACAAATCATTGAATGTGCTCACAGAAACAAAGAAATGCTCATTTAGAAAACAGACATTAGAAAAACAGCTTTGtggattgatttttatttttcattgattCGATACATGAAAAATGGCATGACTAATGAAACGATAAACATTTATGGACATTCTAGTTGAAGTTTACGTCAGTTCATACACTGTATATAATTCGCATTTCAACACACACATCGGCACATATGCAGTAATAGATTTGAACAGTGTACAACATTTCGCACTGCTGTTGCAATCCAAAGGTTggagtaatataaaaaataaaacaatttctcaaaatttcatttaaattttgtatttttctgaTGAGACGTTACATTTTCAATGGctgatttctattttttttttttaccagaagaATATAATTAATGTTAAATGTTATTGTTAAATCGTTTTCTAttgataaaatgcatttttgttgaATATTGTGATTATTACTTTtctttggggggaaaaataaagaatttataattgttagaaacttgttttttttttggccagtAAAGCATGCAGTCTATCCCAACGCAGTAAACCACCAACATCAGCATCTGTCACAAACCCCAATGCCTTGATCTCTTTGAACGGAGTGCATAGGTAAGTCTCTGGCTCATGCTCAGGTGTTAATAGGGCTTTGAGTTCTTGACTAGGTGAACCTTTGAGCCTGTGATCGCCGTCCAGAATCTATGCGTGCTGTCCTTTATCCGGATTGGATATGCTTTAAGCTAAAGAAACTAACATCCGCTGTTTCGTCGCGCATAAGCCAGGCCTCCGAGCTGATACTCCATCTCTGTGAAGGTCAAAGCCGCCACAGTGATGGCCGATGGGCCCTTTTCCTTAAAGCCAGCTTTCTGGTAGAAGGGCACCAGAAACTCCTCACAGACCAGCAATGCCCGCCGCAGACCAGGCAGACAGCGCAGGTACTGGAGGTAACGCCACAACAAGATGGAGCCTTTGCCCTGCTGCCGACAGTGGCGGTGCACGGACAACACGTGGATGTGAACTGTTGGAGAGTCCGGCACGTGTGTGCTCATAGCCTCCTGGATAATCAGATTGAAAACATTCATTAGGAAAGCAATAGTCAATGCACATTCTTAATCAAtggttttaaatgtacatttaaccCTTGAGCATCTTTATAGATATTTTCCCATTTTATGAGACTTTTATTTGGCTGTGTTTAGGCGaatgacacatttttattattattattattttattattattattttaccctTATTTCCTTTCATAAATCTTTACACTAGGCACAAATATATACTTCAAGATCAAAATGTCCTCTTTAAAATCCAATAATTCATCACAGGGCCGTTTAAACAATAAGTTGTGCATTATTTGTATCTTTAAAcactttgttttaataaaattgtaatattttgtcaTGATTTATCATTGAtctggtcattttttttttcctgttttccgCTTTTGAGCACTGCATATAATTATAGGAGTGGGTTGGTATGGATATcagactttgttttgtttgtttattgccacatcagcaacttatggctagtTCATGGCAAGATCAATATAGAAAAAgcatataacataataataacaacatcataACTCAGTAAGAAATTACATAACATTAGATACGAGGCGATActgtgggtcagtggttagctgtcgcatcacagcaagaaggtcacttgttcgagtcttggctgggccagtaggcatttttgtgtggagtttgcatgttctgcctgtgtacgtaaattgaataaactatattgaccgtagtgtatgtgtgtaaaggaGTGTGtagaatgtttcccagtactgggttgcagctggaagggcatccgctatgtaaaacatttgtcggataagttggtggttcattccacttgggcgacccctgatgaatcaagggactaaaccaaaggaaaatgaatgaatgaatgaatgaacattagatATGATTTTCAGTTCGATATATGAGGAATAAGCTATTAAATTCTTTCCGGGGACACATTATACATTACATCCagctttattttgtttgtataacTGAGAAATGTATACAAATGATCATAATGAATGTTCTCCTTAAATTAATACAttctaataaaacaaataatccataaaattataacaacacaatgaaataaaatgattttggttttattattagAAATCAACAAtggtatttttaaaattttaagtaatttaaacaaataaaaatcatatatttttttagttttaattacaatttgtttaaaaataaaacaaccaaattcttgagtttttttttaagtcaacctatttattttatgtttaatccactaaaatttgtaataactcataagttaacttaattccttcatgttgtcacaacacaaatcagttgtgtgaaacccagcattttttacagtgaagggtCCTTaaaactgaatttcattttttgcTAATTATCATCAGGACGACTAGAGCtggacaatatatcgtttcagcatcgatatcacaatgtgcgaatctgcaatagaCTCATCACAGGATTTGCAATGTCAAGTTGGATTTGTAATTAACCAGGAAACAGTTCAGAGCACATGAAGTGATGGCAAAGTTTCACCCTAATATAATGGTGTGAACGAATTTTTATGTGTTTTCAAGGCCTGTGACTAAGATTTCAAATAACTTGAActatttgggcacaagaaatgatAACAACTGCCACTTTACCAAAGaatgaatgtgtttatttatacaatgcagagttatttcacagttgattattgaatttctgtacctcaatactcCACCAAAAATCGTAACGTGCAGTTTATTTCATTTCTATCATTGTGCTATTGTTTTCATCCATGCTCTCATTTGTTCGagtaattttgtatattttatgcagatgaacTTACCTTCAAAATCCCAATCAAAGGGAAATGATGACTTCTTAACAAATAGAGTTGCTAAAGTGATCTTGTGAAATGATATTCACATCGTAATATgaataacagaaaaataaaacattgcgaTGTCCATTTTTCCCAATATCCTACAGCCCTAATCAGGACTGATGCTTATAAAGCAGTCTATGTCAATCAgtacttaaaatgtattaaactgaTGCACAAGTGTTAGTTAACTTTATTCCCAAAAGGCACATCACATCTTGCTCCAGCCAAAATTTGGCCAAAGGAAGACTTAAACACACCGTCACCTAACCTCTCACCTGTTCTAGTTTCTCTTTATCCCAGCCAGATCCAATGATGAAGGCCACCAGCTGCCCCTCTTCAAACCAGCCCAAGGACAGCTCAGGACATTGGCCCAGGAAAACTAGCACTTCATCAAGTGTTAGAGGACATTCCCCGGACACCGAGATAAACGCTGCAGATGGGAGAGAAGAGCAGAGGTGAGTCGACCCTCAAACCAGCGCAAACAAGAGATTATCTGCAGATTATCAGATTTATCACAATCAAATCAAC from Danio aesculapii chromosome 3, fDanAes4.1, whole genome shotgun sequence harbors:
- the aanat2 gene encoding arylalkylamine N-acetyltransferase 2, with translation MMAPQVVSSPFLKPFFLKTPISVSSPRRQRRHTLPASEFRNLTPQDAISVFEIEREAFISVSGECPLTLDEVLVFLGQCPELSLGWFEEGQLVAFIIGSGWDKEKLEQEAMSTHVPDSPTVHIHVLSVHRHCRQQGKGSILLWRYLQYLRCLPGLRRALLVCEEFLVPFYQKAGFKEKGPSAITVAALTFTEMEYQLGGLAYARRNSGC